TCTGCAGCGTGCGCAGCGCGCGCATGACGCGCGCATGGCTCGCGCGCCCATCCCGGCCGCGGCGCAGCGGATCGTGCAGGTGCGCCGGCCCGTCGATCGACAGCCCGACCAGGAAGCGGTGCTCGGCGAGGAACGTCGCCCATTCGCGATCGATCAACGTACCGTTGGTCTGAAGCGCGTTGTGGACCACGCAGCCCGGCTCGCGAAATCGCTCCTGCAGCGTGATCGCTTCGCGAAAGAACTCGAGCCCCGCCAGCGTCGGCTCGCCGCCCTGCCAGCTGAAGCTCACTTCGGAGGCACCGCGCTGCGCCTCGAGCACCTGGCGCACGTAGGCCCCGAGCACGTCACCGTGCATGCGTCGGGCGGGCGTTGCTCCAGCACGGTGGCTGTAGTAGCAGTAGTTGCAGCGGAGATTGCAGGCCGCCGACGCGGGCTTGGCCATGACGTGGAACCGGAGCGGGCGTCGCATCCCGGCGGTCGATTCGGAATCGCTCATCCCTGCCCCGATGTCATCGACGGATGCGTCCTCAGGTCGAGCGCGGACAGGAGCGGCGACCCGCGCCTCAGGGCGCGCGATGTCCGCGACGGCGCTGCCGCGGCCCCGTGCAGCTCCGCCAGCGCATGGAACGGGCTGTACGAGATCACGATGACCGGCATCCGGGACTCGTCGAAGAACAGGCTCGACTCGTCGTGGCCGGTGGCGGCCAAGTCGCTCCGTGGCACTCGTCGCGTATGCGCGGGTACCGACTTGGTCGGCCCTGCCGGTGCGGACTCGGGCAGCGGCAGCAGCTCGCCCAAGTGCAGTTGCAAGGCGTCGGACGCCACGATGCGCCGCTCGCTGGTACTGCCGAAGATCTGCCGGCGAAACCGCTCGAGCTGCTGCTTGAGCGACTCCACGTCGCGTTGCAACCGGGCGTTGCGCTCTTCGCTGCTGCGCAGCGTGTCGAGCACTTCCTGCGCCGACCAGTGCGCCACCTCGTCGAGAGTAGCGGCGTGCAGCGCGGTCGGTGTCGACATGACTACGATGATAGCGGAAAGACCGTGTGCTCATGCGGCCTCGCGCGTGATTCTCGCCACGTTGTAGCGCAGTCGTTGTCGCGTTACAACGAAGCCTTCGAGCATCAGCTTGAACTGCGTCCAGTCGATCTCGCAACTCTTCATCTGCGACCAGTCCGACACGAAGCAACCACGCTCCAGACGCTTGCCCCAGATGCAAAATCCACTGCGGTCCCAGTACAGCACCTTGACCTGAGAACCGCGCCGGTTGATGAACACGAACAGGGCGCCCGACAGTGGATCGAGTCCCAGCGCGTGACGGGTCAGCGCGTACAGTCCGTCGAACGATTTGCGCATATCCACGGGCTGCCCGTAGACGTGCACGCGCACCGTGCCCTCGGGGAAGAACATCAGCCACGACGGATCGTCACCACGATTCCGCCTCCCAGTTCCAGGCGCATCTCGACGGGCTCGGACACGCCACCCATGCGCAGCATTCCGGCGTCGACGAATCCACTACGCG
The window above is part of the Burkholderiales bacterium genome. Proteins encoded here:
- the tnpB gene encoding IS66 family insertion sequence element accessory protein TnpB, giving the protein MFFPEGTVRVHVYGQPVDMRKSFDGLYALTRHALGLDPLSGALFVFINRRGSQVKVLYWDRSGFCIWGKRLERGCFVSDWSQMKSCEIDWTQFKLMLEGFVVTRQRLRYNVARITREAA